The stretch of DNA AGAACGGAAAGAATTCGATAAGTTACACAGGAAAGTCAAACGTCAGTTTCAGGCAAAACAAGTGAATGATCTACATGATATATTAGAGCAACCTAACTCAAGGGATTTTTGGAAGGATATCGGGAATATAGGAATCGCTAATCACAGAACTTCACATATACCTCTATTTGTTAAAGATGACGACGGAAACATCATTAGTAACACACACGATGTTCTGGAACGTTGGCGAACAGACTACGAAAGTCTATACGCGCCAAACGACATAGAAGCTACAACGTATGATGATGATCACCTTGAGATGGTGAAGGGTCGTGTTACAAATAATACAGTGCCATTAAACAACAACCAGGATGTATCAAACCTCAACGCACCTATACAACGACAGGAGGTGCTGGACGCAATATGTCGTACCAAAGTAGGTAAGGCGGCTGGAGTCGACGGTATTCCGGCGGAAGTGTTAAAAAACGACGCCTGCGTGGATATCATGTTCTCATTGATCAGCTATTGTTTCGACCATGGAATTGTCCCTGATAAATGGAAGCAGGGTATCATCAACCCTCTTGTCAAACCAAATAGTACTGATCCTATGGACCCTTTGTCTTACCGAGGTATAACCCTATTGTCCGTTCCTTGTAAAGTTTATTGCAATATCCTCAACCGTCGTCTTTCTTCCTGGCTAGAGGAAAATAATATTCTACACGACGCGCAGAATGGTTTTAGGAAGGATAGAAGTTGTCAGGACCACGTGTATTCGCTATACAGCGTCGTGAAAAATTGCATCAACGCTAAACAGTCGACCTATTCATGCTTTATAGACCTACGCAAAGCCTTTGATACGGTCGTCAGGACTGTTTATGGTATAAACTTCTACAGACTGGAATAAAAGGTGAGATTTCAAGGCTGTTTTTGCTCTTTATGATGGTGTTTCTTGCTGCGTGCGCGTCAACAACCTACACACTGATTGGCTATCTGTGTCACGTGGGGTAAAACAAGGTTGTTTAGCCTCCCCAACACTCTTTGCAATTTACATTAATGACTTGATTGAGGAACTTAACGCTTCAGAATTTGGTATTGACATCGATGGTGTCTTGCTTAGCTGTCTCTTTTACGCCGACGACATTgtgttaatgacgtcatcagaagaGGGTCTCCAATCCCTTCTGAACATTGTCTCATCTTGGTGTTCTCGATGGCGCCTTTCTGTTAACGCTGGAAAGACTAAAGTCATGCATTTTAGACATAAAAGTATACCTGCTACTCAGTTTTCGTTCACCTGTAATGGACACTCTCTTGAACGTAAGACCGTTATAAATACTTAGGACTCTGGTTCGACGATTACGCCGATATGAACATCGCGGTGAAAGAACTGTCTAAATCCGCAAGCCGAGCCCTCGGTCTCCTCATCTCTAAGTTTTATAGTGCCGGTGGAATGACTTATTCAGTATTCACAAAGTTATATGAGAGTCTTGTTGAGCCTGTCCTTCTTTACTGTTCCGGTATTTGGGGACAGCCCCAAAGAAAAGAGATAAACAATGTCCAAAATCGCGCTATGAGAGTTTTTATGGGTGCATCCAAGAACACCTCTAACGTCGGCATGATTGGAGACATGGGATGGTTATCTACGCAAAGTAAGCAACACATCGAAGTATTTCGTCTATACTGTCGAGTTAACTCTGTTAATAGTGATCGTTTACTCAATAAAATTCATTTGTGGTCCAAGCGGAGAGACTGGGGGGGTCCAGGGCCTGTGGATTCGTCTGCACTTCGGGCTCACCGCAAACATAAATTCCCAAACAAAATATCGTTCGGATTGAGTCACACCCAAACGAACAACTCAtgaaaaacatatcaaaatctaaaattaacaaaaagacaaaactgGTGGCATTGGCCAAGATGTGGAATGACCGTAGGCAAccctaaatgacataaatataCGGAACTTATAGGATATTATAAAGAAGACCTGAATAACCGAGCAAGATTTTGAACTTTCCAATGCCTAGAAGACTTACCGAAGCGCGGCTAACGAACAAGTGAGATGTGGGTAGGTGCACCCTTATGGTAAGAAGACTGGTCGCTACAGAACTAGACCTCCTGCCAATAAAAGAACTACTGGGGGACCATTAAGACGGATAGATATTGTTCCCAAAGTAATCCTGGTGGGGCCCGGTGTGAGGATGGGATCGAACGAAATGCAATTTTTGTGTTGTGTCGTGTAATACATATAAGTGACTTAGAGGTAATCTTTTAAATCAAATGGAACTGAGTGAtgtaaatttttgaaaaattgggatcatattttgaaaaagattttaatttatTATGCACCAAAGATTCAGTGAACTGTCACATTTTTACATTTGCCCAACACTGTATTTTTAATGTCGTAAAAAGAccttataaagaaaaaaaaaaaaaggatgcatttatttaatatactgAATTAACTTCGTTTCGTTGTCTGTTAATAGCCTTTATAAGGTTCATAAAAGTGGGTGCTATAGTGTAAGACGCATTTTATAATGGATTAGGTATAATAATGTTTGATCACATATGTTGGGGTTTTTTACAGTCCTAAGATATCCCACCATATATAACTTCATGTgataaatttaaataattttatgtaGTAGTACTTAGCATGTCCAGTAATgataaatgatttgatatttaaacCATATCTAACCTGATCCACTAAAGGCTGCGAGTATTCATTGAGGGATTTGTGACTGACTTTCGGTAGGGATAAGGCTCCCCACTCTCGTTGCATTCTCTCCATGCACTGTCTTTTGGTACAGAGTGTAGTTATTCAAACCAGTACTAGTCCTAATAGTCAGTTGCatcattttaattataaaattatacattcCCGCGCGTCCATTATGTGCGTAgcaaattatattttaaaaaaccGATAATGACTCGTTTAAGAAACTAAGAAGCTTGGTTACTTTTAGTTTGTCTATTATATATTTCTGGTTCGTATTGATTATGGGTCTGATATTATATGAGTTTATttaatagtgtatatagattacAAATGTTCTAATTAAGTCATCATAAGCCAAAATTGCTTGATGTCCGGGGAATAATCAATTGTATGCTAATCATCAAATGCTGTTTTGTATATTGATTAGTTAGGTTGTATTAAGACATGTGAcacttaataaaaaaatatgatttctgGATTAATATTTGATTGAACCTATTCACCGAGTTCACAATTGAATATAATGTTTCCGGAGATATGTCCGGACTTCGAAAAACCATTAATTTACACCGTATCATTCGATGTAATCCAGACGTTTACGAATGTTACTAGGCAAGCGCCGTGTCAGGGTAATATAACTTCCACTGTTTCCATGCTTTGGATATCCGAGGAATCGAGCAGAAATTGTCGTTATGGTCAGTCCTTGGACTGGCAACACATAACACTTGAAGCTTATCTTTAGTCATCATTTATATGACCAGCTTAACAACCAGTTTTTCCTGGGTGCCTGGCATGTCACACAGACATTTCGCTTTAATGCGAACCGAACACACCGTTCCGATATTGGGGGGGGTAATTTAGAGCGCAAGGGATCCGAGATCTCGACGCTCATCAGTCTCTGTAACTGGCGGTATAATAACAAGCTAACTGGAGCAACATCGCTTCAACTGCCAGCGAAATTTGTCTAATGATTTTCAACATGCTAATCCTGAGAACGCACGCTGTCCTAAGGACATCTAAATTCAGTGCAACAGAAGTTGCAAATTATTCCCCGTTAAATATCGCGCGATATCGAGGCTACCAAACAACGGTTCAACTATACcaaaaaaaacttatatttaaaAATCCTTCGCGTACCCATTTGAGTCGTGTCCAGATGAAAAAGCACTATATATCATAGGTATTATATGCACTATCGTTCCACTGTAAAGGCGCCGTACTCCGATCCGGAACGACATGATTGGCACTTATTTCAAAGTCCAAAAATCATCGAACATCCTCATATAGGGAAAATCTGAGACGTACCGAACGCTGACCTTGGCTCAAAAATCGTGAGGAAATCGATGAAAAAGAGTccaaaaattaataaatcatGTACAAAGCGAATTAAACCAACCGCTCCACTAAATCGACCGAAATAATCCCCCATCCCCCCAAAAAtaagcgaaaaaaaaaaaaaaaaaaaaaaaaaacaatacgtCTGTAGGATTCAAAACAGAAATCATCTTGCTATGTTAACTAATAATTCGTCCAGGAATTCCCTACTAGTTAGGCTTTGCCAAAAACACGAGCTAAAGACTTGTCTCTGGCCTCTTCGAATTCAAGCGACATTTTCACAAATTCAAATGAATAATGAATCCTGTTCTCCATGACCTGGAGTAGTTTAACAAAATCGCGGGGTGCGAAACGGTAACTACCACCAGGTGCGTGTGTGTCTTCTGGTGTTACATTGTTTCGATGATCGCCAAAAGATGTTTCAATCATGGAATTTACTACCTGGCCCACAGATTCTAATTTCCAAATTAATTACACTAGCTATTGTTTGCGTATCAACTTATCCTAATCCGCTTGCTTTGAACATCACGAAAATATTAAGAAACGTTCACCTCATTCCTCAACTGTCGGGCGACTTTGCGAAACgtaaaaaaaagattttaaactGTTACTGACTTCCTCCCATGATCCTGTTTTTCAGCACCGGCCGTTTAAGCTTTCCGCCTTGAATAAGGTGCGACCGCCCTCCACCGTAACTGTAATTATAGGTTCCATAATTGTGTGCGATAGGGCTTTACTTGAGTGGTTAATATTCCCGGTGATTTGAGCGCTTGCCCGGAAATCTAGGACTGACACACGAAATGACAGCTGATCAAGTTCCTGCACATTTTACTACTGTAGTCTGAGAAAGTTGTCACAAAAAATCTAAatgggaaaaacaaaaacaaccgaaaaaaaaatttccccccccccccacaccccATAAGATTTTTCCTGAAAAGGATTCAAAAAACCTGTTTCCTAAAATGCTAGTTCTTATGAACACCGTCACAGTTTTAAAATAACCGTTAATTCGACAAATATTTCGATATTAATTTACTTTACTGAGTTAGCTCACAAGTTGCATGTGGGTACAAGTTCGTACGTGTCCTTTCCTATAGCCTGTATAATGAATCCCGGAAAATTGTAACGGAGTTTGAACTTACCCATAGTAGCGAAAAAGGTATTCACTTATATAGTGTCCAAATACTTCTAAATCAAACGTTAAGCACTAATTAAAACGCAGAAGCGAAAAAAGAAAAACCGGAATGAGTATAACTTCCATAGTAACTCGGAAAACCAAGCTAGAAAAAATCCTCACAATGTTACCTCGCGCGGCGGGTAAAGTATCGCTAACCTAAGATCCCTGAGCCTATGTCCTCGCATCATAGCCCGGTAGTACATAGATCTCATCCTTATAACTTCAATAAATAGAGAACAAACCAACTGCTAACACACATTCAAAACGTTCCATTACTCAAGATTTTGACCTTGGTGAAACACACAACTATATAATAAAGGGGGGTAGATGAAACGATAAATGCCACCAGCTCTAAGACCAGCACTTCTAGGGTTAAATCCATTTCGGAACAACGTTTCCGATATTGCCATTTCCTTTTGTAATTAGAAGCAACGACTTAAACAACAGCAGGTTTTCGTTGCATCTCGCTACAATACACTAAAACGAGAAGATTTGACGAGTTGAATACTAATCCAAGCGGGGAAAAAGGAGTACCAGGACAAATTCCGATGAACGAAAGAACATCACAGTTTTTCGTCGAATAATAGTTTACATCCCAGTAAGTAGTAAGGTCCAGTTTAATCACAACCACATTTTATAAAAAGGAAAACACCATACGCCGAACCAGCTAAGCAAGAAAACCACTTGTAACGTCAAACGCTCTCCATATGCACGAAGGACGAAAGTTCGTTTGGGGGATGGGAATTGTGTTGCGATAGACATGAATTCGAGGACCAGGATAAGAAGTTTACCTTATATTGAGTTATCCAAAACATGAAAATGCCCGACGGTACATTTCATAAAATAATCCAATtaagtttcatccatcttctTCAACACTATTGCCAAAGGCTGCATTCAACCGaacttaacagttcacacaaAACAGAAAAACGCCCTGTTAAAAAACAAATCTCAGTCTACATATTTTGTAACAGTTATCTAAACTGTGGGTCACGGTTCTTACGATAGAGCAGAGTCCGTCATTATCATGCTTCACCGGAAGTGAGTGTGTCACAGCATCCTAAGCGAGTATCGCATTAAAGCCGGGAGATGGGAAACCAGCTTGGGAATCATAGACGGTATTACAGGGAACCCACCGCCGTTAAGGTTAAGCACATTCGAAAAGACTGGATGTTCTCGACATATGCGCAGGCAAGTGATTTCCGTGGGTCGCCATTTTAGGGTTAAACCGGGAAGGAGGAGACGATGTGTGAAAAGGAAATAGATTCTGATTGGTCCAATAGTCCCTAATCCTGGCCGCAGAAACACATTGGGCGAATACGTAATATATAAAAGCCGTGTGACATTGCACGTGTCAAGAATCGCGTCTTGTGCCCTTGAGAAGGCATCCATAACAAGTATTATTCTATGACGTGAGAGACCGCTGCGGGCTCTCCATAATCGCCACGTATAATAAAATGGGGTAGAATATTATAAACCACACACCCCGGCTTAAGTCCGGGAGGGGGGTAGGCTAGATCCTTTACTATCGCCAATAACATGTTAGCGTCCGATTTTAAAATTAGGCTAACAGTCCTGCTcatggaataaaaaaaataggaaaattaTCTTCAATGTTATAGGATGGCAATCGGTAAATCAGAgaataaaaaggaaaatagtAATAAAGGGCAGGCATGCCAAACGAAAACTGCGCCAGTCCGGGGGGGAAAAAAGACCGGAATTAGATACAAGTTGAGAAAGTTTAAGAGATAGTGAAGAATTAGGGTGGTTATTGTTCATGGCAAGGCAACTTAGCAATTTGGTAAGGGAGTgaaattaaaaaccaaaaagactcatatgtaacattgtataaagtTGGAAAAATGTACCAGAGAAAACGTTAGTACACCTAAGTATATTAATGTAGTAAAATATAATATGGGACATAGTATTTCGATGTATATGCTACAGATAAACTTATCATAAGGCTATGTTGAACTGCGCTTTTTAACTTATGAAGTATACACGGTGCGGTGTAACAAAAATAGTTTCATAGTAGAAACCTCACAACTGCCCTTCTGTGAGTGATTTTACAAGCCCATATGTAAACAGATAAATAGCACACTTACCCTCTTTTGTATATATAGGAACTGAagacgaaaaagaaacgcaacttcaaattgtaaaaagaaaaaggggggaaaaaaaaaaattatattaaatatatctttgtcattatgtgttgtaatattttaatttcatatgtagataaGTTAATATTGCATAATTGACAGTGaataacatcctttaaatgttttagCAGGGTTTTTAGATAAACATGTCCACTTTGCTATAGTGTCGGATTAATGAATCGTACCCTACGGATATCAAGCCAAACGTTGAATGGCAGAAAGTTTTGAGAACCAAAGTAGCCTAGATCATCGTGTGGTGGATCCTCCTCGAACAGTGGTACACCGTCTCTAATTGCTTTGATTGCCTGGAGTTCATCAGGGACACAATTGACTTGTCCGTAAATATGGAATGAGTTAATTTCCATTCGCGTTACGAGTGCGATTTGCAACTAAATAAGGGAGGGTATTTGGGTGTTCCGGGGCGTGATTTCGAATTCTTGCTGTTCCCAATTCCATACCTCCACAGCTCGATTGGGGAAACAAAGGTGTCGGGGCTATAATGGGAGGCCATCTATAGTGTAACAATTATCTGTGTCGCGCCAGAAATGCGCTCTACTCTCTTGCAACGTTTGGTCCTCAAAAGATCGGTTTAGTCTGCTGAAATGTGGGGTAGATTGggatgcaaaaaaaaaaagccgtaacaaacggcacaaccatggggcctaaggatctcatcccgtGATACAGCGTGACGGCCGTTACATTTCCCATTTAACTATGCACCAGACTGCTACTTCAAACCATTGGGAGATTCCCGGCCCAACCATACCAATGATCCACCCCCAATCCGGttcgtgttccaaaacacaggcgtcacaaaacgttcgcctcgacggGCGTAACCCACGGTTGACGGCCTCTACTCGAGATAACAGTGAATGAGATTCATACGATTGAAGAGCATAGAACCTCACAACAGTCTCATAGGAAAAAAAACGGGCTGGGCAATATTGCCCGTTTCCCATTCATACAGaacgtgctcgacgttgcggtgttagtgtACAAAAGCACACAAACGTAAACGTACGTCGCCTTGCCTTCGAAAATTGAAATCCgcacgcagtctgttgatcacttGTGTTGGTGTAATAGAATTCGACGGTTTATGATTACCGGAATGTATGGTCCTTGCCTGTTTCAATTCGGCCGTTAATCGCCCAAAATGTTAAACGCAAAGGTGTGCCAACCTAGAACCACCTTTCTTGACGGGTCTCGACTTTAAccgtggacgtcctgatcttCTGGCTGTTCAATACGaaactcttcctgttgcgttacGGAACGTGTAAACTAATCGACTATAAGTCGATTTGTGAAACGTCTGAATTGAATCGAACGACGGGTGAattgcgtgttccctgccagaagcatcgctataaaAAGGCACAATGTCTAACTAAATCAACTTAAGATAAGCCGTGAGCATAATGGTAAAAACGGAATTATTGGTTTTGCAAAAACAGTTTGGCGATGGGGACATGATATAAAAAGCTCACTTTTAGTGATAGAAAGTATATTCAGATCACTGGTTTTGTGAATGAACAAAGAACGAGCAGTTTTAAATTTGTAGCAGGGAAGCCACGGTtgaattttgatgttttttcaACCAAGAGCGGGGCGACCGCGGGTTACCAGGGGCGGGCCAGAATTGCATAGGTCTCTATCAAAGTGAATCACACTTGgttattatgaagaaaaataatGGTATGGGTTTTAGGCAAGGGTGGCCAATAGGTTAGGGGAAAAAAATTGTCCGCGCGATTGGTTTATACAGATATGgtctaatttaaatacaaaattatctCCACACTTTTTCCATGTTGCGtattctttttcgtttcagtatatataatctCGTACATGTTAAAGTTTTAAAAGAAAGTGTTCAAAATGTTGAGAAAACGTTACTTGGCGCGTGAAGTTTAAGTAAATTATATTCGGCCGTGTGGCAATCCCAAGACCGGGAAATGGATAATTGACCCACGGTAGAAAAAAAAACGGGTGGGAGGGGTGAACAGAAAAACATGGACACAAGACAAATTGGGACATGATCAACAGTAAGACACAAAAACGCGAAGTCAACACTTTTCAGTCCACTGTCATCGGGACCAGTGTCATTTTGCTGCTAGAAAAACCCCACGATACCATACATTGTTGGTTCATGACCATTATCCGGTCGTGTAGAAGCCCGGTAAATTGTCAATTACTGTATTGGGTTcgtaaacaaatatataagaCGACAAAGGAGGAAGGGAAAGGAGGGTCATTGTTTGCTTTATTTTATCTGGTTGAGACATTCTAGACAACTTGTGCAACTTGGGAAAACGAGGCTTTGCCTAGCATCCTCCATGATTTTCGGTGATTTGGATAAAACATATGAGCTGGTTTCTGTCAAGGGAAATAGAGATAGCCTGAcagattttgattaaaaaacgacagaaggggaaaaaaaatgtaGCCCCATCAAAAGCTGTGACATTCCTAGCCGTGAGCTACAATGAAGTTAGGAGATGGGGGAGAGGTGAATTACCTATGAATGTATGATAATGGAGACAACACACGGGTATGGGGGGCGGTGGGGAGAACGGGATCCCCACGGTATATTATAGATACTGAAACACAGAGCTTACAGGATAGGTGCAATGTAATCTGATGTCTACATAGGGAATGTACATCCTAGACAGTCATCCCAGAGTGCGCCGCCCTGAGTTCGTTGAAACGATTATGTGTAGAAACAGGATGAGGAAGGATGAGAGGTAGGAATAGCGAGACCTGAAGATAAGAAGGTCTGATTATTGTATCTGACGCTTTGATGAGAGGGCTGATAAGCCACCACTACCACGGGACACAACCATTACGCGTACACAAGGATGTACCTGGTAGGCAAATGCGTAGTATCCCTTCAGAATAAGATCCTTTTATGTGTGTAAAGGGTCGGAGGTATGCATCACCGTTTAGGGGAGTGGATGAACGGGTCCTTACATCTGACTGAGccaaacatgaaaaaaaaaatgtgcacaCGAGATGAGGGGTACGGACTATAAGAAAAAGGAGAAATGAGAATGAAAAGAATAAAACGTAGGACATTCCAGACTGAGTGGAATGGAAGTGTTGGGATGATGGGCAATGCCGGGATTATCAGGTACGCGGGGCGGGCTAATTGGGAACATAGGGGAAGGCGACCGCCGTCCCCTCCTCAAACTCGCTCCATATGGTACATAGGTAAACGGGTTTAATGTGGGGAGAGGTGTAACCAGGCAATGTGTAGGTAGAATTTATGAGAAGGAATATCTATAAAAACGGATGAGGGGGCCTGTACCGATAGGGAAACTGGAATTCATGACCAAGGAAATCGTAAGGGGATCTACAGGAGGCGAGATTGCTAGATTAAGTTTGCCAAATACCGCCTAATCAAAAGACAGAACGTTGTAGATTTGGCTGCGAACGGAGAAAATGGCGTAAATAAACGGGTTTGTTCAGGCAGACGGTTAAAGATCTCAAAGGATTTGGAGAAAGATATGGTCCATATTACATACACAAACAAGGCTAGCGAGAACTGACTGGAAAATGTACGTTCACGCGAACTGGGGAGAAATGTCAGAATAATGGATGGTGAACACGAGCCCGGTTATCGTCCCGGTTTGCAGAATGATGTCTCCAGTGCGGAAGTACAT from Pecten maximus unplaced genomic scaffold, xPecMax1.1, whole genome shotgun sequence encodes:
- the LOC117319595 gene encoding uncharacterized protein LOC117319595, translated to SPRENQHRLFRKTDYKTILNDELKSKWNSVATKERAWLRCIDTNKSQKRRLKQLFCTERKEFDKLHRKVKRQFQAKQVNDLHDILEQPNSRDFWKDIGNIGIANHRTSHIPLFVKDDDGNIISNTHDVLERWRTDYESLYAPNDIEATTYDDDHLEMVKGRVTNNTVPLNNNQDVSNLNAPIQRQEVLDAICRTKVGKAAGVDGIPAEVLKNDACVDIMFSLISYCFDHGIVPDKWKQGIINPLVKPNSTDPMDPLSYRGITLLSVPCKVYCNILNRRLSSWLEENNILHDAQNGFRKDRSCQDHVYSLYSVVKNCINAKQSTYSCFIDLRKAFDTVVRTVYGINFYRLE